From Zhongshania aliphaticivorans, one genomic window encodes:
- the eda gene encoding bifunctional 4-hydroxy-2-oxoglutarate aldolase/2-dehydro-3-deoxy-phosphogluconate aldolase: MNDALTLVKKTAPVMPVAQFKSLDHARACAELFAEAGVPAVEITLRHADAWQMVKMFKDLVPNALIGVGTVINRRQMLRAVDEADFAVSPGFSRELSMLAHKTLSTYIPGVATATEIMAAMAEEHSVFKLYPATAIGGVALLKAMSGPFPDAVFCPTGGISQANYHEYLALPNVHCVGGSWIVPSEEALAKDREGYLTMLKSLYQ, from the coding sequence ATGAATGACGCACTAACGCTAGTCAAGAAAACTGCGCCGGTGATGCCGGTCGCCCAGTTCAAATCCTTAGATCATGCCCGAGCCTGTGCTGAATTATTTGCTGAAGCTGGCGTACCCGCGGTGGAAATTACTCTGCGTCACGCCGATGCGTGGCAAATGGTTAAAATGTTTAAAGACCTCGTGCCCAATGCCTTAATTGGTGTTGGTACTGTCATCAATCGCCGTCAAATGTTGCGGGCTGTTGACGAGGCGGACTTTGCAGTTAGTCCGGGCTTTTCACGAGAACTCTCGATGTTGGCGCACAAAACCCTCTCCACCTATATTCCCGGCGTGGCAACGGCCACTGAAATAATGGCGGCAATGGCAGAAGAGCACAGCGTATTTAAATTGTACCCAGCCACCGCTATCGGTGGTGTTGCGCTGTTAAAAGCAATGTCGGGGCCCTTTCCTGATGCGGTGTTTTGTCCGACGGGCGGCATAAGCCAAGCGAATTACCACGAATATTTGGCGCTGCCCAATGTGCATTGCGTTGGCGGTAGCTGGATTGTGCCCAGTGAAGAAGCTTTGGCGAAAGATCGGGAAGGCTATTTAACGATGTTAAAAAGCCTGTACCAGTGA
- the pgl gene encoding 6-phosphogluconolactonase — MNNKPTLILLPNRDELNAVLSEDIAKYLNTALTKYNAASLAVSGGTTPADMLTLLGNKPLDWPSIQTLLVDDRWVAADHQDSNQAMLNKTLFSGLASNSRYLPLKNDAGDVNDGQYACEEQLAELTWPLSVVHLGMGNDGHTASWFHDAPEYPMLMAAHEQHCTAVHPGAAPYSRISLTPAAVLNSERIVIQVFGKAKRDVLERALAKDADYPISLVLHQQRVAVDIYWAP; from the coding sequence ATGAATAACAAACCAACGCTTATATTATTACCCAACCGCGACGAGCTAAACGCGGTACTAAGCGAGGATATTGCCAAATATTTAAATACGGCACTAACTAAGTACAACGCAGCGAGTCTCGCCGTGTCTGGCGGCACAACCCCAGCCGATATGCTAACCCTATTGGGCAATAAGCCATTGGACTGGCCCAGCATTCAAACCCTTTTAGTTGATGATCGCTGGGTGGCGGCAGATCATCAAGACAGCAACCAAGCCATGCTCAATAAAACCCTATTCAGTGGCCTTGCTAGCAACAGCCGCTACCTGCCTTTAAAAAATGACGCAGGCGACGTCAATGATGGCCAATACGCCTGTGAAGAACAGTTGGCGGAGTTAACTTGGCCTCTTAGTGTTGTTCATCTCGGCATGGGAAACGACGGCCACACCGCGTCGTGGTTTCACGACGCGCCGGAATACCCCATGCTAATGGCGGCTCATGAACAACACTGCACTGCCGTCCATCCTGGCGCTGCGCCCTACTCTCGCATATCACTCACCCCAGCCGCGGTGTTAAATAGCGAGCGAATTGTGATTCAGGTGTTTGGCAAGGCCAAGCGCGATGTACTGGAGCGCGCGCTAGCCAAAGACGCCGATTATCCGATTTCGCTGGTACTGCACCAACAGCGTGTAGCCGTCGATATTTATTGGGCGCCGTAG
- the zwf gene encoding glucose-6-phosphate dehydrogenase — protein sequence MTQNKATQLVIFGGTGDLALRKLQPALYKLQREGFLEDVCAIIALGRAQTSDDTYRDLVKTKMQEFLPAHFWDEQHWQNFAAKLSFVSLDVNSLKDYHRLSDAVQHHSAATTVFYLATHSTLYTSICRNLNSIGVVNAQSRVVLEKPLGHDLASCTEINHEVLQVFPEKNIFRIDHYLGKETVQNLLVLRFGNALFGPLWNSQYIDNIQITVAEDIGVEGRGDFYAKTGALRDMVQNHLLQLLCLVAMEPPANLRADTIRDEKVKVLQALRPITATNVKAKTVRGQYIAGAVKSAPVAAFLDETGFEDSENTETFVALQADVHNWRWEGTPFYLRTGKRLSRRFSEIIVELKKHPFSLFEGDPNDLPNKLVIRLQPEENITLYKVNKKPGLSRQLKLEQVELNLDADLHDELQAHEAYERLLLDVLEGDQTLFMRRDEVEACWAWVDSIISAWQEAGIQPKSYAAGSMGPNAALALPEKTGRSWHE from the coding sequence ATGACCCAAAACAAAGCGACACAACTTGTTATTTTCGGCGGTACCGGTGACCTCGCCTTGCGCAAGTTGCAACCGGCATTGTACAAATTGCAACGCGAGGGCTTTTTAGAGGATGTATGCGCCATCATCGCATTGGGTCGCGCCCAGACAAGCGATGACACATACCGAGACTTAGTAAAGACCAAGATGCAGGAATTCCTCCCCGCGCACTTCTGGGATGAACAACACTGGCAAAATTTTGCCGCCAAACTCAGCTTTGTGAGCTTAGACGTAAACTCACTCAAAGATTACCACCGCCTCAGCGACGCCGTTCAGCATCACAGTGCCGCCACCACTGTTTTTTACCTGGCCACGCACTCCACCTTGTACACCAGCATTTGCCGAAACTTAAACAGTATTGGCGTCGTCAATGCCCAGTCCCGGGTAGTCCTTGAGAAACCCCTTGGCCATGATTTGGCTAGCTGCACCGAGATCAACCACGAAGTGTTACAGGTGTTTCCGGAAAAAAACATCTTTCGCATTGACCACTATCTTGGCAAAGAAACCGTTCAGAATTTATTGGTATTACGTTTTGGCAACGCCCTGTTCGGCCCACTGTGGAATAGTCAGTATATTGATAATATTCAGATCACCGTGGCCGAAGATATTGGCGTCGAAGGTCGCGGTGACTTCTACGCCAAAACCGGCGCCCTGCGCGACATGGTGCAAAACCATCTGTTACAGCTTTTATGCTTGGTCGCAATGGAGCCCCCCGCCAACCTCCGCGCCGATACTATTCGCGACGAAAAGGTAAAGGTACTGCAAGCGCTGCGGCCAATTACCGCCACCAATGTCAAAGCCAAAACGGTGCGCGGCCAATATATTGCAGGCGCGGTCAAATCGGCACCAGTCGCCGCATTTCTTGACGAAACCGGCTTTGAAGACAGCGAAAATACTGAAACCTTTGTCGCCTTACAGGCCGATGTACACAATTGGCGCTGGGAGGGCACGCCCTTTTACTTGCGGACCGGAAAACGCCTGAGCAGACGGTTTTCCGAAATTATTGTTGAACTAAAAAAGCACCCCTTCAGCTTATTTGAAGGCGACCCCAATGATCTGCCCAACAAACTGGTGATTCGCCTACAGCCCGAGGAAAATATCACCCTGTATAAGGTTAATAAAAAACCAGGCCTCAGCCGACAACTAAAATTAGAGCAAGTCGAATTGAACCTCGACGCCGATTTACACGACGAATTACAGGCCCATGAAGCCTATGAGCGACTATTATTAGATGTACTAGAAGGTGATCAAACGCTGTTTATGCGCCGAGACGAAGTCGAGGCCTGCTGGGCGTGGGTAGACAGCATTATCAGCGCGTGGCAAGAAGCGGGCATTCAACCTAAAAGCTATGCGGCGGGCAGCATGGGGCCAAACGCCGCACTGGCACTGCCTGAAAAGACTGGGAGAAGCTGGCATGAATAA
- a CDS encoding GNAT family N-acetyltransferase, whose translation MAIRAAQEQDSAAAAELVFSSGPVAFEHIFNSAHGPDIRDFLALEFAKSGTMFSHRHHFVYEQDGRLIATIGGFDKASHDATFMDNAKAIFTQYGWRGIVKGLLFELRLVKPPRKGCYYLCHIAVDPQWRGKGIAAQLINFMAARAHELGYSTLSLDVAELNIGALRLYQQLGFKVIKRNKSYNGVLDNHLYMEMAL comes from the coding sequence ATGGCGATAAGGGCAGCGCAAGAGCAAGACAGTGCGGCAGCGGCAGAGTTGGTGTTTTCATCGGGGCCGGTGGCCTTTGAGCACATTTTTAATTCCGCTCACGGGCCCGATATACGTGACTTTTTAGCGCTTGAGTTTGCTAAATCGGGGACCATGTTTAGCCACCGCCATCATTTTGTTTACGAACAAGATGGTCGGCTGATTGCCACCATAGGCGGTTTTGACAAAGCCAGCCACGACGCGACCTTTATGGACAATGCCAAGGCCATTTTTACCCAGTACGGATGGCGGGGAATCGTAAAAGGCCTGCTGTTTGAATTGCGGCTAGTTAAACCGCCACGCAAAGGCTGCTATTACCTTTGTCATATTGCGGTTGACCCACAGTGGCGAGGTAAGGGTATTGCGGCGCAGCTCATTAATTTTATGGCAGCTCGGGCCCATGAACTCGGCTATTCAACCTTGAGTTTAGACGTAGCAGAGTTAAATATTGGCGCCCTGCGCTTGTATCAGCAGCTGGGTTTTAAGGTCATCAAACGCAATAAAAGCTATAACGGTGTTTTAGATAACCACCTTTATATGGAAATGGCGTTGTAA
- a CDS encoding flagella synthesis protein FlgN, protein MSDELSDVLHTIHLEAQRLEALLGEEALILKSARDADQLEAVVQQKMDLVQHLELLEIRRRQLASATNKDDDVLWQASLTILSRCQALNAQAGADISTQARYGKRALEILGASNNDTPIYSAGGETLGPLGGQQLGKA, encoded by the coding sequence ATGAGCGATGAACTGAGCGATGTACTGCACACGATCCACCTCGAAGCTCAACGCTTAGAAGCGCTGCTGGGCGAAGAGGCGCTGATTTTAAAATCAGCGCGAGATGCTGATCAATTGGAGGCGGTGGTTCAACAGAAAATGGACTTGGTTCAGCATCTCGAGCTCCTCGAAATACGCCGTCGCCAATTGGCCAGCGCGACGAATAAGGACGACGACGTGCTGTGGCAGGCAAGCCTCACTATTCTCAGTCGCTGCCAAGCCCTGAATGCCCAAGCGGGCGCCGACATCAGCACCCAGGCGCGCTACGGCAAACGCGCATTAGAAATTCTTGGTGCAAGTAATAATGACACACCGATTTACAGCGCCGGTGGCGAAACCCTAGGCCCGCTTGGTGGTCAGCAGTTAGGCAAAGCTTAA
- the flgM gene encoding flagellar biosynthesis anti-sigma factor FlgM: MVDRIDGSSLSQARKLDSGRTGASKSDSTVTSPAATDTAKAAQVETPLLERTRSQVNSSDGIDRQKVEAIKTAIRNGEFTIDANKVAAALVNMEALSGS; this comes from the coding sequence ATGGTTGACCGTATCGATGGCTCATCGCTGAGTCAGGCCCGCAAGCTCGACAGCGGCCGTACCGGTGCCAGCAAATCAGACAGCACGGTCACGAGCCCAGCTGCGACCGACACGGCAAAAGCAGCACAGGTGGAAACCCCGCTATTGGAGCGCACCCGTTCTCAGGTAAATAGTAGCGATGGCATTGACCGGCAAAAGGTTGAAGCAATCAAAACCGCTATTCGCAATGGCGAGTTTACTATCGACGCCAATAAAGTGGCGGCTGCATTGGTTAATATGGAAGCCCTAAGCGGCAGCTAA
- the flgA gene encoding flagellar basal body P-ring formation chaperone FlgA: protein MRGSTALSKILLLSTALCLFSGASTAASTESHNRIAATAKAYIAARHPWQQLSTTITVQKLDPRTKLSSCPGKLEAFLSNGAKIKRRTTVGVRCTAGAKPWKIYLPVTVEAYAKVMVARHPIAPGSRISAGDVSWGKRDITSLGYGYLQSLGDNGGYQSRQSIAQGAVLTPNMVTASSIISKGQRVQLNSNDGPVSVSMMGVALQNGALGKRILVKNLNSGKQLEGVVASENSVVLN, encoded by the coding sequence ATGCGCGGATCGACAGCCTTAAGTAAAATTCTGCTACTGAGCACGGCACTTTGTCTGTTCAGCGGCGCCAGCACTGCCGCGTCTACCGAAAGCCACAACCGCATTGCGGCTACCGCCAAAGCCTATATCGCCGCCCGCCACCCATGGCAGCAACTCAGTACGACGATCACTGTTCAAAAACTCGACCCCCGCACTAAACTCAGTAGTTGCCCGGGTAAGCTCGAGGCCTTTTTATCTAACGGTGCCAAAATAAAACGCCGAACAACGGTCGGCGTTCGTTGTACCGCAGGCGCCAAACCCTGGAAGATTTATCTGCCCGTCACCGTAGAGGCCTATGCCAAGGTGATGGTGGCCCGTCATCCAATTGCGCCGGGCAGTCGCATTAGCGCTGGCGATGTAAGCTGGGGGAAGCGCGATATCACTAGCCTCGGCTACGGCTATTTACAGTCTTTAGGCGATAACGGCGGCTATCAAAGCCGCCAGAGTATTGCCCAGGGCGCGGTGCTCACGCCTAATATGGTCACTGCGAGCAGTATTATTAGTAAGGGCCAGCGCGTTCAGCTTAATAGCAATGATGGCCCGGTTAGCGTGAGTATGATGGGCGTCGCCTTGCAAAATGGCGCCTTGGGCAAGCGAATTCTGGTTAAAAACCTCAATTCCGGCAAACAGCTAGAGGGAGTCGTCGCGTCCGAAAACAGTGTTGTGCTCAATTGA
- the flgB gene encoding flagellar basal body rod protein FlgB translates to MAINFDKALGIHEQALLLRNKRNEVLAANIANADTPGYKAQDIDFRTALSNSAAAGDQPMLSLKVTNAAHQRRADGSADALAASLKYRQPYQPSLDGNTVETHIEQAEFADNAMRYQATLQFLGNRFSGLKSILQGGR, encoded by the coding sequence ATGGCGATTAATTTTGACAAAGCCCTAGGCATTCACGAACAAGCCCTGTTATTGCGGAATAAGCGCAATGAAGTCTTGGCCGCGAATATTGCCAATGCCGATACTCCTGGCTACAAGGCTCAAGATATTGATTTCCGCACGGCCTTATCGAATTCCGCCGCTGCTGGGGATCAGCCAATGCTGTCGCTTAAGGTGACTAATGCAGCTCACCAGCGCCGCGCCGATGGCAGTGCAGATGCCTTGGCGGCGTCGTTAAAGTATCGACAGCCTTATCAGCCGTCGCTCGATGGTAATACCGTCGAGACCCATATCGAACAAGCCGAATTTGCTGATAACGCTATGCGTTATCAGGCCACCTTACAGTTTCTCGGCAACCGTTTTAGCGGGCTTAAATCCATACTCCAGGGAGGCCGATAA
- the flgC gene encoding flagellar basal body rod protein FlgC produces MANPLDIAASAMNAQMMRLNTVASNMANADSVAGSEADAYRSRQTVFATVLDQQREVAGVAVTGVVESSAPVMKRYEPGHPEADVDGYVYASNVNTMEEMANMMSASRSFQNNAEVFSTTKTLMLRTLQLGQQ; encoded by the coding sequence ATGGCTAATCCACTTGATATCGCCGCGTCAGCAATGAATGCGCAAATGATGCGTCTCAATACCGTGGCTAGCAATATGGCCAATGCCGATTCAGTGGCGGGCAGCGAGGCCGATGCCTATCGTTCGCGGCAAACGGTATTTGCCACGGTGCTGGATCAACAGCGCGAAGTAGCGGGGGTAGCCGTGACTGGCGTCGTTGAAAGTAGTGCGCCAGTAATGAAACGTTATGAGCCAGGTCATCCAGAGGCAGATGTAGACGGTTATGTGTACGCCTCCAACGTTAATACCATGGAAGAGATGGCTAATATGATGTCGGCGTCGCGCTCGTTTCAGAATAACGCCGAAGTTTTTTCTACCACCAAAACCCTGATGCTGCGCACCTTGCAGCTTGGCCAGCAGTAG
- a CDS encoding flagellar hook assembly protein FlgD gives MEVRTLEQLQMQNATSKAKKDASSLDQNDFMKLMLQQLKSQDPFKPTDNTEFISQMAQLTSVSGISEMNENLSALTGSLYSAQLLDSSSLIGKDVLVESGVAALPSGGSVRGQVELPTSTTALDIEILAPSGEVIGKVPMGPQAAGTSRFEWNGIGLTGERMPPGNYQIRANYLNGNKVEALTTEMRSAVISVSVPAGGGSPQVQIQGLGTVSLSQIKEIS, from the coding sequence ATGGAAGTGCGCACCCTAGAACAGCTGCAAATGCAGAACGCGACCAGTAAGGCGAAGAAAGACGCGTCGTCCTTAGATCAGAACGATTTTATGAAATTAATGCTGCAGCAGTTAAAAAGTCAGGACCCCTTTAAACCCACCGACAATACCGAATTTATTAGCCAAATGGCCCAACTGACCTCGGTGAGTGGCATCAGCGAAATGAACGAAAATCTCAGCGCGCTGACCGGCTCGCTTTATTCCGCTCAGCTCCTCGATTCCTCGTCATTGATTGGTAAAGACGTATTGGTTGAGTCGGGCGTTGCCGCGTTACCCAGCGGCGGCAGTGTGCGTGGTCAAGTTGAATTACCCACCAGCACCACGGCCTTAGATATCGAAATTTTGGCGCCCAGTGGCGAGGTTATTGGCAAGGTGCCAATGGGCCCGCAAGCGGCTGGCACCAGCCGCTTTGAATGGAACGGCATTGGTTTGACTGGCGAGCGTATGCCGCCGGGAAATTACCAAATTCGGGCCAATTATTTAAACGGCAACAAAGTTGAGGCACTGACTACCGAAATGCGCAGTGCGGTCATTAGCGTCAGTGTGCCCGCAGGCGGTGGCAGTCCCCAGGTACAAATCCAAGGACTGGGTACGGTCAGCCTGTCACAAATAAAAGAGATTAGCTGA
- the flgE gene encoding flagellar hook protein FlgE, with the protein MSFRIALSGLNAAQSHLDVTAHNIANVNTTGFKGSRAAFADVYATANNDVTKTTPGAGARLATITQQFSQGNVDFTDNNLDLAVSGEGFFTMKGSGGVTYTRAGAFSVDRDGFVVNNNLERLQVFPPTGNGGFSTGSLSDLQLEVNENAPKQTARGDIGVNLPANAPVPSVAPFDPTLPGSYNHATSMTVYDSLGTQHTATLYFVRDAAANSWNQQLYVDNNPVGGANTLTFSNAGVLQVPANGLVTYPAYDPGTGSADMNLSFNFNASTQYGQEFGVNNLQQDGFTTGRLTGIEVASTGVVSARYTNGQSTQLGKIAMASFTNPNGLQQQGDTSWAETFSSGSPRVGEAGTSNFGLLQSGALESSNVDLTEQLVEMITAQRNFQANTQMISTADAVTQAIINIR; encoded by the coding sequence ATGAGCTTTCGTATCGCACTTAGTGGTTTAAACGCAGCGCAATCGCATTTGGATGTGACCGCGCACAATATTGCCAACGTGAATACAACCGGCTTTAAGGGTTCGCGCGCGGCCTTTGCCGACGTGTATGCCACGGCCAATAATGATGTGACCAAAACCACGCCCGGCGCCGGTGCACGTTTGGCCACCATTACCCAGCAGTTCTCCCAGGGTAACGTCGATTTTACCGACAATAACTTAGACCTTGCGGTGAGTGGCGAGGGCTTCTTTACCATGAAGGGTTCTGGCGGGGTGACTTACACCCGCGCGGGCGCGTTTAGCGTTGATCGCGACGGCTTTGTGGTGAACAATAATCTTGAGCGCTTGCAGGTGTTTCCACCCACGGGCAACGGTGGTTTCTCAACGGGTTCTCTGAGCGATTTGCAATTAGAGGTAAATGAAAATGCGCCCAAGCAAACCGCCCGCGGAGACATTGGTGTAAACCTGCCCGCTAACGCGCCAGTGCCGTCGGTTGCGCCTTTTGACCCCACCCTGCCCGGCAGCTACAACCACGCAACATCCATGACCGTGTATGACTCACTCGGTACACAGCACACCGCGACCCTGTATTTTGTGCGCGATGCGGCGGCTAATTCCTGGAATCAGCAACTCTATGTCGACAATAACCCGGTAGGTGGCGCTAATACCCTAACGTTTAGTAATGCTGGCGTTTTACAGGTGCCCGCCAATGGTTTAGTGACTTACCCAGCATACGATCCCGGCACGGGCTCGGCCGACATGAACTTGTCGTTTAACTTTAATGCCAGTACTCAGTACGGCCAAGAGTTTGGCGTTAACAATCTTCAGCAAGACGGTTTCACCACTGGTCGCTTAACCGGAATTGAGGTGGCTTCTACTGGTGTTGTGTCTGCACGTTACACCAATGGCCAGTCTACTCAGCTGGGCAAAATAGCCATGGCCAGTTTCACTAATCCCAACGGCTTACAGCAGCAGGGTGACACCTCTTGGGCGGAGACCTTTTCGTCAGGTAGTCCACGGGTTGGCGAAGCGGGTACCTCTAATTTTGGTTTGCTGCAATCCGGCGCCCTAGAGAGCTCTAACGTAGATTTAACCGAGCAGTTGGTTGAGATGATTACGGCTCAGCGCAACTTCCAAGCCAACACCCAGATGATCTCTACCGCCGATGCGGTAACCCAAGCGATCATCAATATCCGTTAA
- a CDS encoding flagellar basal body rod protein FlgF, translating into MDRLLYIGMTAAKNTQLAQTTNANNLANVSTAGFRGDFQNVLSKQVEGPGMATRFNSVYQGETSDFSVGSIMATGRQLDVAIRGDKGWFVVTAPDGSEAYSRRGDFHITSDGMLLNGAGQPVMGDGGPVAIPEHESLMIGEDGTVSIVPLGQGSESLSTVDRIRLVDAAPNQLQKGEDGLMRMRDGGTAPTSADIRISSGNLEASNVNSVDAMVNMISLARQFEMQVKAMSTAETVAETGSRLMRME; encoded by the coding sequence ATGGACAGATTACTGTATATCGGCATGACAGCGGCAAAGAATACGCAGCTGGCCCAAACCACGAATGCCAATAATTTGGCGAACGTGAGCACGGCGGGTTTTCGTGGCGATTTTCAGAATGTTCTGTCTAAGCAAGTTGAAGGCCCGGGTATGGCCACCCGGTTTAACTCGGTGTATCAGGGCGAAACCTCAGATTTTTCAGTGGGCTCTATTATGGCCACTGGCCGTCAGTTGGATGTTGCTATTCGCGGCGACAAGGGCTGGTTTGTGGTTACGGCCCCTGACGGCAGCGAAGCCTATAGCCGCCGTGGTGATTTTCATATTACCAGCGACGGCATGCTGCTCAACGGCGCCGGTCAACCAGTGATGGGTGACGGCGGTCCGGTGGCGATTCCTGAACACGAGAGCTTGATGATTGGCGAAGACGGCACGGTATCAATTGTGCCGCTGGGGCAGGGTTCGGAATCACTGTCGACGGTAGATCGAATTCGCCTCGTCGATGCTGCGCCAAATCAGTTGCAGAAAGGCGAGGACGGTTTGATGCGCATGCGCGATGGTGGCACTGCGCCAACCTCAGCCGATATCCGCATCAGTTCGGGCAATTTAGAAGCATCAAATGTAAATAGCGTCGACGCCATGGTGAATATGATTTCACTGGCGCGGCAATTTGAAATGCAGGTCAAGGCCATGAGCACCGCAGAAACGGTTGCTGAAACCGGCAGCCGCTTAATGCGTATGGAATAA
- the flgG gene encoding flagellar basal-body rod protein FlgG: protein MNSSLWVAKTGLDAQQTRMQVTSNNLANANTTGFKRDRASFEDLLYQNMRQVGGQTSQQTRSPSGMHIGTGVRVVSTEKIHQQGTLNQTNNSLDVAIEGKGFFQVQMPDGSIAYTRDGSFQLDDQGQIVTNTGNVVDPGMTVPQGTLSITIGSDGVVSAVLAGGAAPVQVGSFQLADFVNPSGLQARGENLYMESASSGSPQTGTPGLSGLGSIQQGALEGSNVNVVEELVNMIETQRAYEMNSKAIATSDQMMQYVNNNL from the coding sequence ATGAATTCATCATTATGGGTCGCTAAAACGGGTCTCGATGCCCAACAAACCCGGATGCAAGTAACCAGTAACAACTTGGCGAACGCCAATACTACCGGCTTTAAGCGGGATCGAGCGTCTTTTGAAGACTTGCTCTACCAAAATATGCGTCAAGTGGGCGGCCAGACTTCTCAGCAAACTCGCTCACCAAGCGGTATGCATATTGGTACTGGGGTGCGCGTTGTGTCTACCGAAAAAATTCACCAGCAGGGCACCTTGAATCAGACCAATAACTCATTGGATGTTGCTATTGAAGGTAAGGGTTTTTTCCAAGTACAAATGCCTGACGGCAGTATTGCCTACACCCGCGACGGTTCTTTTCAGCTCGACGACCAGGGCCAGATTGTGACCAATACCGGTAACGTGGTTGATCCGGGTATGACCGTACCCCAGGGCACTTTAAGCATCACCATTGGTTCCGATGGCGTAGTCAGCGCGGTATTGGCTGGTGGCGCTGCGCCAGTGCAGGTGGGTAGCTTTCAGCTCGCCGACTTTGTGAATCCATCGGGCCTGCAAGCCCGCGGCGAAAACTTGTATATGGAGTCGGCTTCTAGCGGCTCGCCACAAACCGGCACGCCGGGTTTGAGCGGGCTGGGCAGTATTCAGCAAGGCGCCCTTGAAGGTTCTAACGTCAACGTAGTGGAAGAACTGGTGAATATGATCGAAACCCAGCGCGCCTACGAGATGAACTCCAAGGCCATCGCCACCAGCGACCAGATGATGCAGTACGTGAATAATAATCTTTAA
- the flgH gene encoding flagellar basal body L-ring protein FlgH — MNIQQTQGRHRLGTAIAVLMVALLSACSSAPAKDSSADYESAAPSVAPDDDQNLGSIYRSGYGMTLFVDRRARQVGDIITVTLEEKTDASKSSSTATGKESNISVPTVTLFGRGVTSDGVPILTTGVSSDQDFSGKGSSTQSNSLTGSITVTVSEVLRNGSLRVRGEKWVTINQGEEFIRIKGIIRPEDIGADNAIPSYKVADARITYSGKGALADANSMGWLGRLFQSVLSPF; from the coding sequence ATGAATATTCAACAGACACAAGGTCGTCATCGTTTGGGTACTGCCATTGCGGTATTGATGGTGGCATTGCTGTCGGCGTGTTCATCGGCGCCTGCCAAAGACAGCTCTGCTGATTACGAATCGGCAGCGCCCTCGGTGGCGCCAGACGATGACCAAAATTTGGGTTCTATTTACCGCTCAGGTTACGGCATGACCTTATTTGTTGACCGTCGAGCCCGTCAGGTTGGCGATATTATTACCGTCACCTTAGAAGAGAAAACCGACGCCAGTAAGTCATCCAGCACTGCCACCGGCAAAGAGAGCAATATCTCAGTGCCAACCGTGACCTTGTTTGGTCGCGGCGTAACGAGTGATGGCGTGCCGATATTAACCACTGGGGTGTCGTCGGATCAGGACTTTTCAGGCAAGGGCAGTAGTACTCAGAGCAATAGCTTAACCGGCAGTATTACCGTCACCGTGTCAGAAGTACTGCGCAACGGCAGTTTGCGGGTGCGGGGCGAGAAGTGGGTCACCATCAATCAAGGTGAAGAGTTTATTCGCATAAAAGGCATTATCCGTCCCGAAGACATCGGCGCAGATAATGCCATACCGTCTTACAAGGTCGCCGATGCGCGCATTACCTATAGCGGCAAAGGTGCGTTGGCCGACGCAAATTCCATGGGTTGGCTGGGACGTTTGTTCCAGTCTGTGTTGTCACCCTTTTGA